In Hyalangium ruber, the genomic stretch GTCAGCTTCATGCGCGGGGTGTCGCCGCTGGAGCCCGAGGAGCCGAAGTCCCGCGCGCTCTACGAGTACCTGGTGAGCATCAGCCCGGGCCCCGAGGCCCCGGCGCTACCGTTCACCGTGGTGAAGGACATCGTCGAGGTGCCGCGCGCGGATGCCGGACGCGGCGCCGAGGTGTACCGCTTGGCCTGTCAGACGTGCCATGGCGAGCCGCACACCGGCAAGGGCCGCCTCACCGAGGCAGCCTCCGTGCTGCCCGAGGTGGTGAACGACTACGATCAGCTCTTCCCCGGCATCCCGAAGCCGCTCGTCGTCATCGAGAAGGTGCGGCACGGGCAGTTCTTCCACGTGGGCGGCAACATGCCGCTCTACAGCCGCGAGGCCCTGTCGGACGAGGACCTGGGGGCGCTGCTGGCGTTCCTGGGGTTGTGACGGGCGCCCCCTTCACGTGCGGGCGCCGCGCTCAGCGGATGGCGGCGTTCCAGGAGAACCGGTCGTCGAGCGCGATGCCCACGCGAAAGGCCGTCACCTTCTGGTTGTACCTGAGGAGCGTCTCTCCGTAGCCCGTGACGAACTGCGCGTACAGCGACCAGCTTACCGTCTCGAAGGGCAGGCGGTAGCGCGCCCAGAGCTCCGCGTAGCCCCGATCAAACCTCCGCCCGGCTCGCCCCATCACTCCCACCATGAAGTCCCGCCAGGCCGGAGTCCCCACCGCGTGGGCGTAGCCGTCCGGGTGCTGATCCTTGCCGAGCTCGAGGGAGAGGCTGCCATAGCCGTAGTAGTCGATGAGGTCGGGGTTGCCACCGCCCTCTGTCTCCCTGCCTGATACCCAGGGCACCCAGAGCCTGGGTTGAACCAGCAGGTGCCACTCACCCTTCAGGTACCACCCGAAGCGCGCGGTGGAGGACAGGCGCTCCCAGCCTCGGGAGGCCTCCTTGTCCCGGCCATTGGATTCGTGTTCGTAGCCGGTGTGGATGTACAGCAGGTTGAAACCGGCGGACGGCACCGAGTGGTAGGTCCCAAAGTCCTGGTTCGTCCACGCGAAGAAGAACGCCGGGTTGTAGTTGGAGTCCTCGAAGGGGGAGGAGCCGCTGAAGTTCCAGAGGTTCCAGAGGGACTTCTGGGTGTAAGCGAAGTAGAGGGTGCAGCGGGACGTGGTGGGGACGAGGTTGTACTTCACGCTGAGCTGGAACCGGACGAAGTTGCGCGGGTGGTCGCC encodes the following:
- a CDS encoding c-type cytochrome; translation: MRWGLLAAGLVLAGCGGSASAVDFGEELFQEARLSESQFNRFSCSTCHASTPVPEGGRINAGYSLHNVASRLGWWGGNETRLLDAVNFCYVSFMRGVSPLEPEEPKSRALYEYLVSISPGPEAPALPFTVVKDIVEVPRADAGRGAEVYRLACQTCHGEPHTGKGRLTEAASVLPEVVNDYDQLFPGIPKPLVVIEKVRHGQFFHVGGNMPLYSREALSDEDLGALLAFLGL
- a CDS encoding phospholipase A, producing the protein MNSARLASVVLALVTALPVHAGLLSLCEPAQEQAFENALRTAIFTEYRDNYFITGLPQAGDHPRNFVRFQLSVKYNLVPTTSRCTLYFAYTQKSLWNLWNFSGSSPFEDSNYNPAFFFAWTNQDFGTYHSVPSAGFNLLYIHTGYEHESNGRDKEASRGWERLSSTARFGWYLKGEWHLLVQPRLWVPWVSGRETEGGGNPDLIDYYGYGSLSLELGKDQHPDGYAHAVGTPAWRDFMVGVMGRAGRRFDRGYAELWARYRLPFETVSWSLYAQFVTGYGETLLRYNQKVTAFRVGIALDDRFSWNAAIR